The following coding sequences are from one Burkholderia stabilis window:
- a CDS encoding amino acid--[acyl-carrier-protein] ligase, translating to MNDRLAVPSAASTPADAPLDRAGVNPLRDALIDAGLLVSTGIQGLFGRSEPFERVVEALDAFVTRLGADQQAEVLRFPPAMSRTEFERSEYMKSFPQLAGSVHAFCGDERQHQRVLQCLDRGDDWTESQKPTYVVMTPAACYPVYPVVARAGALPADGRIVDVFSYCFRHEPSLDPTRMQLFRMREYVRVGTPEQIVAFRQTWIERGTQMIDALRLPNAIDLANDPFFGRGGKIVADSQREQNLKFELLIPIEHDDRQTACLSFNYHMDHFGVLWDIRTATGDVAHTGCVGFGLERLTLALFRHHGFDIDAWPGEVRDVLWGTR from the coding sequence CGGGCGTCAACCCGCTGCGCGACGCGCTGATCGATGCCGGCCTGCTGGTCTCGACCGGCATCCAGGGCCTGTTCGGCCGCAGCGAGCCGTTCGAGCGCGTCGTCGAAGCGCTCGACGCATTCGTCACACGCCTCGGCGCCGACCAGCAGGCCGAAGTGCTGCGCTTCCCGCCGGCGATGAGCCGCACCGAATTCGAGCGCAGCGAATACATGAAGAGCTTCCCGCAGCTCGCCGGCAGCGTGCATGCGTTCTGTGGCGACGAGCGCCAGCACCAGCGCGTGCTGCAATGCCTCGATCGCGGCGACGACTGGACGGAAAGCCAGAAGCCGACCTATGTCGTGATGACGCCGGCCGCGTGCTACCCCGTCTATCCGGTCGTCGCGCGCGCGGGCGCGCTGCCCGCCGACGGCCGCATCGTCGACGTGTTCTCGTACTGCTTCCGCCACGAGCCGTCGCTCGATCCGACCCGGATGCAGCTGTTCCGGATGCGCGAGTACGTGCGGGTCGGCACGCCCGAGCAGATCGTCGCGTTCCGCCAGACGTGGATCGAGCGCGGCACGCAGATGATCGACGCGCTGCGCCTGCCCAACGCGATCGATCTCGCGAACGATCCGTTCTTCGGGCGCGGCGGCAAGATCGTCGCCGACAGCCAGCGCGAGCAGAACCTGAAGTTCGAGTTGCTGATCCCGATCGAGCACGACGACCGGCAGACCGCATGCCTGAGCTTCAACTACCACATGGATCATTTCGGCGTGCTGTGGGACATCCGCACCGCGACGGGCGACGTCGCGCACACGGGCTGCGTCGGCTTCGGCCTCGAACGGCTCACGCTTGCGCTGTTCCGCCACCACGGCTTCGACATCGACGCATGGCCGGGCGAGGTCCGCGACGTGCTGTGGGGCACACGATGA
- a CDS encoding DUF1839 family protein: MKFVSRDGEDASFEDVRHRARHYRPHPLHSQEMVWKQTNCYVDMWLEVLRWWGFNPYAALPFTIALDFEGDQFTFFKFPHDELERLYGIVVQEHSIYEPLDQHIETQVARGHLMIVEVDAWFLPDTRGSSYRTQHTKTTIGIDAIDRSKHQIGYFHNSGYYVAEDFDYNGLVGNSSPMTLPPYVECAKRRFAPLDERALCEASLAALHRHLRRLPVVDPIAAFRRQLQADARTLADSPLEHFHAYSFNSVRQLGANFELFGHYARWLQASGCIGPFAEIRAACDRIASEAMVLEFRLARACARGREERGDSTLEAIEAAYADLVACAREINAPPRHVTTLRGDAAPVPVMR, from the coding sequence ATGAAATTCGTTTCCCGCGACGGCGAGGATGCGTCGTTCGAGGATGTGCGCCATCGTGCGCGCCACTACCGGCCGCATCCGCTGCACAGTCAGGAGATGGTCTGGAAACAGACCAACTGCTACGTCGACATGTGGCTCGAAGTGCTCCGGTGGTGGGGCTTCAATCCGTACGCGGCGCTGCCGTTTACGATCGCGCTCGATTTCGAGGGCGACCAGTTCACGTTCTTCAAGTTTCCGCACGACGAACTGGAGCGGCTCTACGGGATCGTCGTGCAGGAGCACTCGATCTACGAGCCGCTCGACCAGCACATCGAGACGCAGGTCGCGCGCGGTCACCTGATGATCGTCGAGGTCGACGCGTGGTTCCTGCCCGACACGCGCGGCAGCAGCTATCGCACGCAGCACACGAAGACGACGATCGGCATCGATGCGATCGACCGCTCGAAGCACCAGATCGGCTACTTCCACAACAGCGGCTATTACGTGGCGGAAGATTTCGACTACAACGGGCTCGTCGGCAACAGTTCGCCGATGACGCTGCCGCCGTACGTCGAATGCGCGAAGCGGCGCTTTGCGCCGCTCGACGAGCGCGCGCTGTGCGAAGCGTCGCTTGCCGCGCTGCACCGCCACCTGCGGCGCCTGCCGGTCGTCGATCCGATCGCCGCATTCCGGCGGCAGTTGCAGGCTGACGCGAGGACGCTCGCCGATTCGCCGCTCGAACACTTCCACGCGTATTCGTTCAACTCGGTGCGGCAGCTCGGCGCGAATTTCGAGCTGTTCGGCCACTATGCGCGCTGGCTGCAGGCGAGCGGCTGCATCGGGCCGTTCGCCGAGATCCGCGCCGCGTGCGATCGCATCGCGTCGGAAGCGATGGTGCTGGAATTCCGGCTCGCGCGCGCCTGCGCACGCGGCAGGGAAGAGCGCGGCGACTCGACGCTCGAGGCGATCGAGGCCGCCTACGCCGACCTCGTCGCCTGCGCGCGGGAGATCAACGCGCCGCCGCGTCACGTGACGACCCTGCGCGGCGACGCGGCGCCCGTGCCGGTCATGCGGTGA